One genomic segment of Agromyces intestinalis includes these proteins:
- the sufB gene encoding Fe-S cluster assembly protein SufB — MTDVLIDRPELEGLGVYEFGWADSDTAGASARRGLSEEVVSNISGLKDEPEWMLQRRLRALQLFDRKPMPSWGADLSEIDFENIKYFVRSTEKQAQTWEDLPEDIRNTYERLGIPEAERQRLVAGVAAQYESEVVYHQIREDLEAQGVIFLDTDTALREHPEFFEEYFGTVIPAGDNKFAALNTAVWSGGSFVYVPKGVQVEIPLQAYFRINTENMGQFERTLIIADEGSYVHYIEGCTAPIYKSDSLHSAVVEIIVKKNARVRYTTIQNWSNNVYNLVTKRAVAHEGATMEWIDGNIGSKVTMKYPSIFLMGEHAKGETLSVAFAGPGQHQDAGAKMIHMAPYTQSSIVSKSIARGGGRAGYRGEVRVDANAHHSANTVRCDALLVDTISRSDTYPAIDIRVDDVQLGHEATVSKVSEEQLFYLMARGIPEDEAMAMIVRGFIEPIARELPMEYAMELNKLIEMGMEGSVG; from the coding sequence ATGACGGACGTACTGATCGACCGCCCCGAACTGGAAGGTCTCGGCGTCTACGAGTTCGGCTGGGCCGACTCCGACACCGCCGGGGCGTCCGCCCGCCGCGGACTCTCCGAGGAGGTGGTCTCGAACATCTCCGGGCTGAAGGACGAACCCGAGTGGATGCTCCAGCGGCGCCTGCGGGCCCTGCAGCTCTTCGACCGCAAACCGATGCCGTCGTGGGGGGCCGACCTCTCGGAGATCGACTTCGAGAACATCAAGTACTTCGTGCGCTCCACCGAGAAGCAGGCCCAGACCTGGGAAGACCTGCCCGAGGACATCCGCAACACGTACGAGCGCCTCGGCATCCCCGAGGCCGAGCGCCAGCGCCTCGTCGCCGGCGTCGCCGCCCAGTACGAGTCCGAGGTGGTCTACCACCAGATCCGTGAAGACCTCGAGGCGCAGGGCGTCATCTTCCTCGACACCGACACGGCGCTGCGCGAGCACCCCGAGTTCTTCGAGGAGTACTTCGGCACCGTGATCCCGGCGGGCGACAACAAGTTCGCCGCGCTGAACACGGCGGTGTGGTCGGGCGGCTCGTTCGTGTACGTGCCGAAGGGCGTGCAGGTCGAGATCCCGCTGCAGGCGTACTTCCGCATCAACACCGAGAACATGGGCCAGTTCGAGCGCACGCTCATCATCGCCGACGAAGGCTCGTACGTGCACTACATCGAGGGCTGCACGGCGCCGATCTACAAGAGCGACTCGCTGCACTCGGCGGTCGTCGAGATCATCGTGAAGAAGAACGCTCGCGTGCGGTACACGACGATCCAGAACTGGTCGAACAACGTCTACAACCTCGTCACCAAGCGCGCCGTCGCCCACGAGGGCGCCACCATGGAGTGGATCGACGGCAACATCGGCTCCAAGGTGACGATGAAGTATCCGTCGATCTTCCTGATGGGCGAGCACGCCAAGGGCGAGACCCTGTCGGTCGCGTTCGCGGGCCCCGGCCAGCACCAGGACGCCGGCGCGAAGATGATCCACATGGCCCCGTACACGCAGTCGTCGATCGTCTCGAAGTCGATCGCGCGCGGAGGCGGCCGCGCCGGCTATCGCGGCGAGGTGCGCGTCGACGCGAACGCCCACCACTCGGCGAACACGGTGCGCTGCGACGCGCTGCTGGTCGACACGATCTCGCGTTCCGACACCTACCCGGCGATCGACATCCGCGTCGACGACGTGCAGCTCGGTCACGAGGCCACGGTCTCGAAGGTCAGCGAAGAGCAGCTCTTCTACCTCATGGCCCGCGGCATCCCCGAGGACGAAGCCATGGCGATGATCGTGCGCGGCTTCATCGAGCCGATCGCGCGCGAGCTGCCGATGGAATACGCGATGGAACTCAACAAGCTCATCGAGATGGGCATGGAAGGATCGGTGGGCTGA
- the sufD gene encoding Fe-S cluster assembly protein SufD — MTTPATQSTAVPSTGLVTEGQYGIRPHSEGAGATVPVQTRSERFRSVNVDDFEPVTGREHEWKLSPVAAFADLTSGELDGSRLAIDTADAAGIATSWIGRDDARIGTAGIPEERASANAWSTFGEALLISVTGEDDKVATVTRTGLGTTPRGAHTVIEAAPNSRGLVVLRGTGDARLSENVEILVGAGANLTVVSLQEWTDDSVHLASHFARIARDAKLKHIVVSLGGKVVRVNPSTHLAEQGGDVEALGLYFSDAGQHLEQQVFVHHDAPHTRSRVTYKGALQGEGARSVWIGDVLIGNAATGTDSYEQNRNLVLTDGTRADSVPNLEIETGDIEGAGHASATGRFDDEQLFYLMARGIPEDEARRLVVRGFLTEIVQQIGQAELEARLIEALEAELQGA; from the coding sequence GTGACCACCCCCGCTACGCAGAGCACCGCTGTGCCCTCGACCGGCCTCGTCACCGAGGGCCAGTACGGCATCCGTCCGCATTCCGAGGGCGCGGGCGCGACGGTGCCCGTGCAGACCCGTTCCGAGCGGTTCCGCTCGGTGAACGTCGACGACTTCGAACCGGTCACCGGTCGCGAGCACGAGTGGAAGCTGTCGCCGGTCGCGGCCTTCGCCGACCTGACGTCGGGCGAACTCGACGGCTCGCGGCTCGCGATCGACACCGCGGATGCCGCGGGCATCGCGACCTCGTGGATCGGGCGCGACGACGCCCGCATCGGCACCGCCGGCATCCCTGAAGAGCGCGCGAGCGCCAACGCCTGGTCGACCTTCGGCGAGGCGCTGCTCATCTCGGTCACCGGCGAGGACGACAAGGTCGCCACGGTGACCCGCACCGGACTCGGCACGACGCCGCGCGGCGCGCACACGGTCATCGAGGCCGCACCGAACAGTCGCGGACTCGTCGTGCTTCGCGGCACCGGCGACGCCCGCCTCAGTGAGAACGTCGAGATCCTGGTGGGCGCGGGCGCGAACCTCACGGTCGTCTCGCTGCAGGAGTGGACGGATGACTCGGTGCACCTCGCGAGCCACTTCGCGCGCATCGCGCGCGACGCGAAGCTCAAGCACATCGTCGTCTCGCTCGGCGGCAAGGTCGTGCGGGTCAACCCGTCGACGCACCTCGCCGAGCAGGGCGGCGACGTCGAGGCACTGGGCCTGTACTTCTCCGACGCGGGCCAGCACCTCGAGCAGCAGGTGTTCGTGCACCACGACGCCCCGCACACCCGCTCGCGCGTGACCTACAAGGGCGCGCTGCAGGGCGAGGGCGCGCGCAGCGTCTGGATCGGCGACGTGCTCATCGGCAACGCCGCGACCGGCACCGACTCGTACGAGCAGAACCGCAACCTCGTCCTCACCGACGGCACGCGTGCCGACTCGGTGCCGAACCTCGAGATCGAGACCGGCGACATCGAGGGCGCAGGCCACGCGTCGGCGACCGGCCGGTTCGACGACGAGCAGCTCTTCTACCTGATGGCCCGGGGCATCCCCGAAGACGAGGCGCGCCGCCTCGTCGTGCGCGGGTTCCTCACCGAGATCGTGCAGCAGATCGGCCAGGCCGAGCTCGAGGCACGGCTCATCGAGGCGCTCGAAGCCGAGCTGCAGGGAGCCTGA
- a CDS encoding non-heme iron oxygenase ferredoxin subunit, with the protein MAAVRICGIDELVENQASRFVVDGVPIAVVKDAAGEVFAIGDTCTHGDISLSEGFVENDTLECWAHGSMFSLKTGKPLTLPAYEPVPVYRVDIEGGDVLIDPAVTLTV; encoded by the coding sequence GTGGCAGCCGTTCGCATCTGCGGCATCGACGAGCTGGTCGAGAACCAGGCGTCGCGCTTCGTCGTCGACGGCGTGCCGATCGCGGTGGTGAAAGACGCCGCCGGCGAGGTCTTCGCCATCGGCGACACCTGCACCCACGGCGACATCTCGCTCTCCGAGGGCTTCGTCGAGAATGACACGCTCGAATGCTGGGCCCACGGCTCGATGTTCTCGCTGAAGACCGGCAAGCCCCTCACCCTCCCGGCCTACGAGCCGGTCCCCGTCTACCGGGTCGACATCGAGGGCGGCGACGTCCTCATCGACCCCGCGGTCACGCTGACCGTCTGA
- the sufC gene encoding Fe-S cluster assembly ATPase SufC, with amino-acid sequence MSVLEIKNLHVNVETDQGTREILRGVDLVINEGEIHAIMGPNGSGKSTLAYTIAGHPKYTVVQGEILLDGENVLEMTVDARARAGLFLAMQYPVEIPGVTVTNFLRTAKTAIDGEAPAIRTWLKDVRGAMQNLKMDQAFAERNVNEGFSGGEKKRNEILQLELLKPKFAVLDETDSGLDVDALKVVSEGVNRAHDNTGLGILLITHYTRILRYIKPDFVHVFVAGKIAEQGGPELAERLEDEGYDRYQVAEAADAEAAVLEAAGE; translated from the coding sequence ATGTCCGTGCTCGAGATCAAGAACCTGCACGTCAACGTCGAGACCGACCAGGGCACCCGCGAGATCCTCCGTGGTGTCGACCTGGTCATCAACGAGGGCGAGATCCACGCCATCATGGGGCCGAACGGCTCCGGCAAGTCGACCCTCGCCTACACGATCGCCGGCCACCCCAAGTACACCGTCGTCCAGGGCGAGATCCTGCTCGACGGCGAGAACGTGCTCGAGATGACGGTCGATGCGCGCGCCCGCGCCGGCCTGTTCCTCGCGATGCAGTACCCGGTCGAGATCCCCGGCGTGACCGTCACGAACTTCCTGCGCACCGCCAAGACCGCGATCGACGGCGAGGCGCCGGCGATCCGCACCTGGCTGAAGGACGTGCGCGGCGCCATGCAGAACCTCAAGATGGACCAGGCGTTCGCCGAGCGCAACGTCAACGAGGGGTTCTCGGGCGGCGAGAAGAAGCGCAACGAGATCCTGCAGCTCGAGCTGCTGAAGCCGAAGTTCGCGGTGCTCGACGAGACCGACTCGGGCCTCGACGTCGACGCGCTGAAGGTCGTCTCGGAGGGCGTCAACCGCGCCCACGACAACACCGGACTCGGCATCCTGCTCATCACCCACTACACGCGCATCCTGCGCTACATCAAGCCCGACTTCGTGCACGTGTTCGTCGCAGGCAAGATCGCCGAGCAGGGCGGCCCCGAGCTCGCCGAGCGGCTCGAGGATGAGGGCTACGACCGGTACCAGGTCGCCGAGGCGGCCGACGCCGAGGCCGCGGTCCTCGAGGCCGCGGGCGAGTAG
- a CDS encoding metal-sulfur cluster assembly factor: MVSSLAPEKFDEVTEALKDVVDPELGVNVVDLGLIYDLGWDDEHDALVIHMTLTSAGCPLTDVLEEQTAEALDGIVEQFRINWVWMPPWGPERITDDGRDMMRALGFAI; encoded by the coding sequence ATGGTCAGCTCACTCGCGCCTGAGAAGTTCGACGAGGTCACTGAGGCCTTGAAAGACGTCGTCGACCCCGAACTCGGCGTCAACGTCGTCGACCTCGGCCTCATCTACGACCTCGGCTGGGACGACGAGCACGACGCGCTGGTCATCCACATGACGCTCACCAGTGCCGGATGCCCCCTCACGGACGTGCTCGAGGAGCAGACCGCCGAGGCGCTCGACGGCATCGTCGAGCAATTCCGCATCAACTGGGTGTGGATGCCGCCGTGGGGTCCCGAGCGCATCACCGACGACGGTCGCGACATGATGCGCGCGCTCGGGTTCGCGATCTGA
- a CDS encoding methyltransferase domain-containing protein, with protein MTADPADRPVESAPRDTYTHGHHESVLRSHTWRTVDNSAAYLVPHLFDGASVLDVGCGPGTITVDLARRLPAGRVLGIDASAEVVAQASGLAQSSGIVNAEFRTGDAYALDLPDDSVDIVHAHQVLQHLSRPVDALREWRRVLRPGGVLAVRDVDYGGVIWSPASAGLTRWLELYRDVHRWNGGEPDAGRHLTSWVRTAGYDEIAATGSVWVFATALEREWWGESWALRATESQFAAHAVEAGHSHPDELERIAQAWREWAADGDGWLLMPHAEVIARG; from the coding sequence ATGACGGCCGACCCGGCCGATCGGCCGGTCGAGTCCGCGCCGCGCGACACCTACACGCACGGCCACCACGAGAGCGTGTTGCGCAGCCACACGTGGCGCACCGTCGACAACTCGGCGGCGTACCTCGTGCCCCACCTGTTCGACGGCGCGAGCGTGCTCGACGTCGGCTGCGGGCCCGGCACGATCACCGTCGACCTCGCCCGTCGGCTGCCCGCGGGGCGCGTGCTCGGCATCGACGCGTCGGCTGAGGTAGTCGCGCAGGCTTCCGGCCTCGCACAGAGCTCGGGCATCGTGAACGCCGAGTTCCGCACCGGCGATGCGTACGCGCTCGACCTGCCCGACGACAGCGTCGACATCGTGCACGCGCACCAGGTGCTGCAGCACCTCTCGCGACCGGTCGATGCCCTGCGCGAGTGGCGACGCGTGCTGCGTCCGGGCGGCGTGCTCGCCGTGCGCGACGTCGACTACGGCGGCGTGATCTGGAGCCCGGCGTCGGCGGGGCTCACCCGTTGGCTCGAGCTGTACCGCGACGTGCACCGCTGGAACGGCGGGGAACCCGATGCGGGCCGGCACCTCACCTCGTGGGTTCGGACGGCGGGATACGACGAGATCGCCGCGACCGGGTCGGTGTGGGTGTTCGCGACCGCACTCGAACGCGAGTGGTGGGGTGAGTCGTGGGCGCTGCGCGCGACCGAGTCGCAGTTCGCCGCGCACGCGGTCGAGGCCGGCCATTCGCACCCCGATGAGCTCGAGCGCATCGCGCAGGCCTGGCGCGAGTGGGCGGCCGACGGCGACGGCTGGCTGCTGATGCCGCACGCCGAGGTCATCGCGCGCGGCTGA
- a CDS encoding GNAT family N-acetyltransferase, translating to MSTDIRTVEDDDFFGWLPLFEGYCRFYGHELDDAKALIVWNWIRDEHHPLDALIAVDPEGTPIGLAHFRPAPDTLTATTGLYLDDLWVAPDHREGGVGRGLIEAVHARAGQLGGGVSWITADDNEQAQRLYDSLARRTSWVTYEMDA from the coding sequence GTGAGCACTGACATCCGCACGGTCGAAGACGACGACTTCTTCGGCTGGTTGCCGCTGTTCGAGGGTTACTGCCGCTTCTACGGGCACGAGCTCGACGACGCGAAGGCCCTCATCGTGTGGAACTGGATCCGCGACGAGCACCACCCGCTCGACGCGCTGATCGCGGTCGACCCCGAGGGCACGCCGATCGGGCTCGCGCACTTCCGTCCAGCGCCCGACACGCTGACCGCGACCACCGGCCTGTACCTCGACGACCTGTGGGTCGCGCCCGACCACCGCGAGGGCGGGGTCGGCCGCGGCCTCATCGAGGCGGTGCACGCGCGCGCCGGGCAACTGGGCGGGGGCGTCAGCTGGATCACCGCCGACGACAACGAGCAGGCGCAGCGGCTGTACGACTCGCTCGCCCGACGCACGTCGTGGGTGACGTACGAGATGGACGCCTGA
- the valS gene encoding valine--tRNA ligase — translation MTDARIPDKPALEGLEAKWGGVWETQGTYRFDRDSALRRVESADGGRECIYSIDTPPPTASGSLHIGHVFSYTHTDVVARFQRMRGKHVFYPMGWDDNGLPTERRVQNYYGVRCDPTLPYEPGFVPPFEGGEGKSIKAADQVPISRRNFIELCERLTVEDEQQFEALWRSLGLSVDWSQTYRTIGDEALFTSQLAFVRNVERGEAYQALAPTLWDVTFRTAVAQAELEDREQPGHYHRVSFHRPDGGIVEIETSRPELIAACVALVAHPDDERYQPLFGSTVTTPVFGVEVPVVAHHLAQKDKGTGIAMICTFGDVTDVVWWRELQLPNRAIIGFDGRIIADAPDAITSEAGLAAYAQLAGKTAFSAKQAMVELLRESGDLLADPKPITHPVKFFEKGDRPLEIVSTRQWYITNGARDEQLKQRLLEVGREIDWHPDFMRVRYENWVGGLSGDWLVSRQRFFGVPIPVWYPLDADGNPVYDEPIVATRELLPVDPSSAPAPGYDESQRGEPGGFVGEHDVMDTWATSSLTPQLAAGWERDAELFDLVFPFSLRPQGQDIIRTWLFSTALRAQLEHGVSPWANAAISGFIVDPDRKKMSKSKGNVVTPAGLLEQHGSDAVRYWAASSRLGTDAAFDPQNPTQVKIGRRLAIKVLNAAKFILGFEGTADAPVTEPIDRSMLAALERVVEQATRALESYDHARALEVSETFFWTFCDDYLELVKERAYGEASPAQASAVAALKTALSVLLRLFAPVIPFAAEEAWSWSNEASVHTAAWPTVDELDARGDAGDELLELAGLALTGIRGAKTNAKASQKTPVARAVIAGPADAIRLLETAAADLRAVGRIAELSFVEGDALEVREIELDAPQQ, via the coding sequence ATGACCGACGCGCGCATTCCCGACAAGCCGGCCCTCGAGGGCCTCGAGGCCAAGTGGGGCGGTGTCTGGGAGACGCAGGGCACCTACCGGTTCGATCGCGACTCGGCACTTCGCCGCGTCGAATCCGCCGACGGCGGCCGCGAGTGCATCTACTCGATCGACACCCCGCCGCCGACCGCGTCGGGCTCGCTGCACATCGGCCACGTGTTCTCGTACACGCACACCGACGTCGTGGCCCGCTTCCAGCGCATGCGCGGCAAGCACGTCTTCTACCCGATGGGCTGGGACGACAATGGCCTGCCCACCGAGCGCCGGGTGCAGAACTACTACGGCGTTCGCTGCGACCCGACCCTGCCGTACGAGCCCGGGTTCGTGCCGCCGTTCGAGGGCGGCGAGGGCAAGAGCATCAAGGCCGCCGACCAGGTGCCGATCTCGCGGCGCAACTTCATCGAGCTGTGCGAGCGACTGACGGTCGAGGACGAGCAGCAGTTCGAGGCGCTCTGGCGCTCGCTCGGTCTCTCGGTCGACTGGAGCCAGACCTACCGCACCATCGGCGATGAAGCGCTGTTCACCTCGCAACTCGCGTTCGTGCGCAACGTCGAGCGCGGCGAGGCGTACCAGGCGCTCGCACCGACGCTGTGGGATGTCACGTTCCGCACCGCCGTGGCCCAGGCCGAGCTCGAAGACCGCGAGCAGCCGGGCCACTACCACCGGGTGTCGTTCCACCGCCCCGACGGCGGCATCGTCGAGATCGAGACCAGCCGCCCCGAGCTCATCGCCGCGTGCGTCGCCCTCGTCGCGCACCCCGACGACGAGCGGTACCAGCCGCTGTTCGGCTCGACCGTGACCACGCCCGTGTTCGGCGTCGAGGTGCCCGTGGTGGCACACCACCTCGCCCAGAAGGACAAGGGCACCGGCATCGCGATGATCTGCACCTTCGGCGACGTGACCGACGTCGTGTGGTGGCGCGAGCTGCAACTGCCGAACCGCGCGATCATCGGCTTCGACGGCCGCATCATCGCCGACGCGCCCGACGCGATCACCTCCGAGGCCGGGCTCGCCGCCTACGCGCAGCTCGCCGGCAAGACCGCATTCAGCGCCAAGCAGGCGATGGTGGAGCTGCTGCGCGAGTCGGGCGACCTGCTCGCCGACCCCAAGCCGATCACCCACCCCGTGAAGTTCTTCGAGAAGGGCGACCGGCCCCTCGAGATCGTCTCGACCCGGCAGTGGTACATCACGAACGGCGCGCGCGACGAGCAGCTGAAGCAGCGCCTGCTCGAGGTCGGCCGCGAGATCGACTGGCACCCCGACTTCATGCGCGTGCGCTACGAGAACTGGGTCGGCGGGTTGTCGGGCGACTGGCTCGTGTCGCGCCAGCGGTTCTTCGGCGTGCCGATCCCGGTGTGGTACCCGCTCGACGCCGACGGCAACCCCGTCTACGACGAGCCGATCGTCGCGACCCGCGAGCTCCTGCCGGTCGACCCGTCCTCGGCGCCTGCGCCGGGCTACGACGAGTCGCAGCGCGGCGAGCCCGGCGGCTTCGTCGGCGAGCACGACGTGATGGACACCTGGGCGACGTCGTCGCTCACCCCGCAGCTCGCCGCCGGCTGGGAGCGCGATGCCGAGCTGTTCGACCTCGTGTTCCCGTTCTCGCTGCGCCCACAAGGCCAGGACATCATCCGCACCTGGCTGTTCTCGACGGCGCTGCGCGCCCAGCTCGAGCACGGCGTCTCGCCGTGGGCGAACGCGGCGATCTCGGGCTTCATCGTCGACCCCGACCGCAAGAAGATGTCGAAGTCGAAGGGCAACGTGGTCACCCCGGCGGGCCTGCTCGAGCAGCACGGATCCGACGCGGTGCGCTACTGGGCGGCCTCGAGCCGCCTCGGCACCGACGCCGCCTTCGACCCGCAGAACCCGACGCAGGTGAAGATCGGCAGGCGCCTGGCCATCAAGGTGCTGAACGCGGCCAAGTTCATCCTCGGCTTCGAGGGCACCGCGGATGCCCCCGTGACCGAGCCGATCGACCGCAGCATGCTCGCCGCGCTCGAGCGCGTCGTCGAGCAGGCCACGCGCGCGCTCGAGTCCTACGACCACGCCCGCGCGCTCGAGGTGTCCGAGACGTTCTTCTGGACCTTCTGCGACGACTATCTCGAGCTCGTGAAGGAGCGCGCCTACGGCGAGGCCTCCCCCGCGCAGGCCTCGGCCGTCGCGGCGCTGAAGACCGCGCTCAGCGTGCTGCTGCGCCTGTTCGCCCCCGTGATCCCGTTCGCGGCCGAAGAGGCGTGGAGCTGGTCGAACGAGGCGAGCGTGCACACGGCCGCGTGGCCGACGGTCGACGAGCTCGACGCGCGCGGCGATGCCGGAGACGAGCTGCTCGAGCTCGCCGGGCTCGCGCTGACCGGCATCCGCGGAGCCAAGACGAACGCCAAGGCGTCCCAGAAGACGCCGGTCGCCCGAGCCGTGATCGCCGGCCCCGCCGACGCGATCCGCCTGCTCGAGACCGCGGCCGCCGACCTGCGCGCCGTCGGACGCATCGCCGAGCTCTCGTTCGTCGAGGGCGACGCGCTCGAGGTGCGCGAGATCGAGCTCGACGCGCCGCAGCAGTGA
- the nikE gene encoding nickel ABC transporter ATP-binding protein NikE, whose protein sequence is MSATEPRVGAVELEALGSRGATRVRVRGLPDLSVGEVIAIAFAVFLAIAALAPWLLAPGDPRAIAPSEAFTPPSPGHWLGTDESGRDVYTRLVHGAAASLVIGVAATAIGLALGAVLGFTAGLAGRAADLIVGRVLEVLFAFPSLLLALLVIVIAGPGPLPATIAVGLSTAPGYARIIRGQVLRIRSTGFVEAARVLGHSRTRIVFRSILPNVAGELLVLATLGVGQAVVWASTLSFLGLGAQPPAPEWGAMLNAGRTYIQTAWWLTVMPGLMIVGTIIAATVIGRRLAAGSRRRAESAGTDAIAPSSARSAVDARAGELVDEVASVDHERQVTDAVGGRATAPAEPEASDPLVAVDDLRVAFGDREVVAGVSLSIAPGECVAIVGESGSGKSVTARALLGLAGEHARVTADRLELEGGDLRGLGARRWRAIRGERVGLVLQDALVSLDPLRPIGREIADAPRLHRRLSVPARTALVRDTLERVGMPAPDRRASQRSGELSGGLRQRALIASAIVLDPPLVIADEPTTALDASVQRRVLDELARLKAAGTGLLLITHDLAVVAGIADRVLVMRDGRIVEQGSAHDVLTSPRTAYARELVAAADLPARDTTTAGAPPAQSTTAPVLAASGLAKSFGDRIALDGVGFELRAGETLGVVGESGSGKTTLARAVLGLMAPDAGTIGWFGLTWADLDGTGRRSLRRRVGLVAQDTASSFDPRWSVGRTIADALPPHVPAAQREARVGALLADVGLPATIADRAPATLSGGQRQRVAIARALAAEPDVLVLDEPVSALDVTVQARVLALLDRLQRERGLAYLFISHDLGVVRHLADRVLVLHDGRVVESGPAAAVFDSPTDAYTRQLLADRLTLDPARG, encoded by the coding sequence ATGAGCGCAACCGAACCCCGCGTCGGCGCGGTAGAGCTCGAGGCGCTCGGCTCTCGCGGAGCGACCCGCGTACGCGTGCGCGGCCTCCCCGACCTGTCGGTCGGCGAGGTGATCGCCATCGCGTTCGCGGTGTTCCTGGCGATCGCCGCCCTCGCGCCCTGGCTCCTCGCACCGGGCGACCCGCGCGCCATCGCGCCGTCAGAGGCGTTCACGCCGCCGTCGCCGGGTCACTGGCTCGGCACCGACGAGTCGGGCCGTGACGTGTACACACGACTCGTGCACGGCGCCGCCGCGTCTCTCGTGATCGGCGTCGCCGCGACCGCGATCGGACTCGCTCTCGGTGCCGTGCTCGGGTTCACGGCGGGCCTGGCAGGCCGCGCCGCCGACCTCATCGTCGGTCGCGTGCTCGAGGTGCTGTTCGCGTTTCCCAGCCTGCTGCTGGCGCTCCTGGTCATCGTGATCGCCGGCCCGGGCCCGCTGCCGGCGACGATCGCGGTGGGCCTGTCCACCGCTCCCGGCTACGCGCGCATCATCCGCGGCCAGGTGCTGCGCATCCGCTCGACCGGCTTCGTCGAGGCGGCCCGCGTCCTCGGCCACTCGCGCACGCGCATCGTGTTCCGCTCGATTCTGCCGAACGTCGCGGGCGAGCTCCTCGTGCTCGCGACCCTCGGCGTCGGCCAAGCGGTGGTGTGGGCGTCGACCCTCAGCTTCCTCGGGCTCGGCGCGCAGCCCCCGGCGCCCGAGTGGGGGGCGATGCTCAATGCGGGCCGCACGTACATCCAGACGGCGTGGTGGCTCACCGTCATGCCGGGCCTCATGATCGTCGGCACGATCATCGCCGCCACCGTGATCGGGCGTCGTCTCGCCGCCGGGTCGCGTCGGCGAGCCGAGTCGGCGGGCACGGATGCGATCGCTCCGTCCTCGGCTCGGAGCGCCGTCGACGCTCGCGCCGGCGAGCTGGTCGACGAGGTCGCATCGGTGGACCACGAGCGTCAGGTCACCGACGCCGTGGGCGGGCGCGCGACCGCACCCGCCGAGCCCGAGGCATCCGACCCGCTCGTGGCCGTCGACGACCTCCGTGTCGCCTTCGGCGACCGCGAGGTCGTCGCCGGGGTCTCGCTCTCCATCGCGCCAGGCGAATGCGTCGCGATCGTGGGCGAATCCGGGTCGGGCAAGTCGGTCACGGCGCGGGCGCTGCTCGGCCTCGCCGGCGAGCACGCGCGCGTCACGGCCGATCGACTCGAGCTCGAGGGCGGCGATCTGCGCGGGCTCGGCGCGCGACGGTGGCGCGCGATCCGCGGCGAGCGGGTCGGCCTGGTGCTGCAGGACGCGCTCGTCTCGCTCGATCCGCTTCGACCGATCGGCCGGGAGATCGCGGATGCGCCTCGACTGCATCGACGCCTTTCCGTTCCTGCGCGCACGGCACTCGTACGCGACACCCTCGAACGCGTCGGCATGCCCGCCCCCGACCGGCGCGCGTCGCAGCGCAGCGGCGAGCTGTCGGGCGGTCTGCGCCAGCGCGCGCTCATCGCCTCGGCGATCGTGCTCGACCCGCCGCTCGTGATCGCCGACGAACCGACCACCGCACTCGACGCGTCCGTGCAGCGCCGCGTCCTCGACGAGCTCGCTCGTCTCAAGGCGGCCGGCACGGGGCTGCTGCTGATCACGCACGACCTCGCGGTGGTCGCCGGCATCGCCGACAGGGTGCTCGTGATGCGCGACGGCCGCATCGTCGAGCAGGGTTCCGCACACGACGTCCTCACGTCGCCGCGCACCGCGTACGCCCGTGAGCTCGTCGCGGCCGCCGACCTGCCGGCGCGCGACACGACGACCGCGGGCGCGCCGCCCGCGCAGTCGACCACCGCCCCGGTGCTCGCCGCGAGCGGCCTCGCGAAGTCGTTCGGCGACCGCATCGCCCTCGACGGAGTCGGGTTCGAGCTGCGCGCCGGCGAGACGCTCGGCGTGGTCGGCGAATCAGGCTCGGGCAAGACCACGCTCGCGCGCGCGGTCCTCGGACTCATGGCGCCCGATGCGGGCACGATCGGCTGGTTCGGGCTGACGTGGGCCGACCTCGACGGCACCGGGCGACGCTCGCTCCGCCGCCGGGTCGGCCTCGTCGCGCAGGACACGGCGTCATCGTTCGACCCGCGGTGGAGCGTCGGCCGCACGATCGCCGACGCGCTGCCGCCGCACGTGCCCGCCGCCCAGCGCGAGGCACGGGTCGGAGCCCTCCTCGCCGACGTCGGCTTGCCGGCGACGATCGCCGACCGCGCGCCGGCCACCCTCTCGGGCGGCCAGCGCCAGCGCGTCGCGATCGCGCGCGCGCTCGCCGCCGAGCCCGACGTGCTCGTGCTCGACGAACCCGTCTCGGCGCTCGACGTCACCGTGCAGGCTCGGGTGCTGGCGCTGCTCGACCGCCTGCAGCGCGAGCGCGGTCTCGCCTACCTCTTCATCTCGCACGATCTCGGCGTCGTGCGTCACCTCGCCGACCGGGTGCTCGTGCTGCACGACGGACGGGTCGTGGAGTCCGGCCCCGCCGCCGCGGTATTCGACTCGCCGACCGACGCGTACACGCGGCAGCTGCTGGCCGACCGGCTGACACTCGACCCCGCGCGCGGGTGA